In Treponema denticola, one genomic interval encodes:
- a CDS encoding DUF4300 family protein — translation MKRILTVLILMLIVFISCQKNSDTKEALITQNEVQDEKPLFSNMSDGESIKEVQAVLNSHLKNENAEAFLKGVIDYNETIEKTGLTKGFQKEPPEYDEQKIDELWKSKKGNFIGTNCRINAFMLLKDNIEIKKAPIDDALLFMDNEAISIGKIFNDNDTERFKQLFSRVKTENTKDILIHAQKMKEHFTNIGFDENAKMLSVVLHDNLDGDFLFIGHTGVLLQNKDTFLFVEKLSFSEPFQAVKFARKEDCYNYLFLKYKHYQDEDTAKPFIMENNELVELDFYKE, via the coding sequence ATGAAAAGAATATTAACGGTACTTATACTAATGCTTATCGTATTTATATCATGCCAAAAGAATAGTGATACAAAAGAAGCTCTTATAACTCAAAATGAGGTACAAGACGAAAAGCCCTTATTTTCGAACATGAGTGACGGTGAAAGTATAAAAGAAGTTCAAGCTGTTTTGAATTCGCATTTGAAAAACGAAAATGCGGAAGCCTTTCTTAAAGGAGTTATCGACTATAATGAAACAATAGAAAAAACCGGCTTGACAAAGGGTTTTCAAAAAGAGCCCCCTGAATATGATGAGCAAAAAATAGACGAATTATGGAAATCTAAAAAAGGCAATTTTATCGGAACAAATTGCAGGATAAACGCCTTTATGCTTTTAAAGGATAATATTGAAATTAAAAAAGCCCCTATCGATGATGCTCTTTTGTTTATGGATAATGAAGCTATCTCCATAGGAAAAATATTTAATGATAACGATACTGAAAGATTTAAACAATTATTTTCGAGGGTAAAAACAGAAAATACAAAGGATATCCTCATTCATGCCCAAAAGATGAAAGAACATTTTACAAACATAGGTTTCGATGAAAATGCAAAAATGCTTTCGGTTGTTCTGCATGATAATTTGGACGGTGACTTTCTTTTTATAGGACACACGGGCGTATTGCTGCAAAACAAGGACACATTCCTGTTTGTAGAAAAACTTTCTTTTTCCGAGCCATTTCAAGCCGTAAAATTTGCCCGAAAAGAAGATTGCTATAATTACCTCTTTTTAAAATATAAACATTACCAAGACGAAGATACGGCAAAACCTTTTATCATGGAAAACAACGAACTAGTAGAATTGGATTTCTATAAAGAATAA
- a CDS encoding DUF2871 domain-containing protein, whose translation MYIVESIFDLSYLVLVMALSIKLLLQKDRTAKLFGLMALLLGSGDSFHLLPRVISMWHKGGFEANAFYLSIGVLITSITMTIFYLMFYHYYKVKTNTSSKSKDILIYGLALIRLLLTLMPQNEWGMADASYTWSIIRNIPFAALGAVLIYFFYKARKTPGLEHMALLTALSFLFYLPVVLFSKTVPLVGALMMPKTVAYVGIVYVGFKHFIPKFSLKSILENSFVYLVLGLAAGVFFREFTKFNAFDGTSYLSLMHAHVLILGTVLSLVSYLAFKQVPALSEKRLACVRRANHFWNTGVLITVVLMLLRGIITILGNNYTSKAQDAAFSGIAGIGHILLALGLIYTFLMILKTRED comes from the coding sequence ATGTACATCGTTGAATCTATTTTTGATTTGAGTTACTTGGTTTTGGTTATGGCCCTAAGCATAAAGCTTTTGTTACAAAAGGATAGAACGGCAAAGCTGTTCGGGCTTATGGCTCTTCTTTTAGGTTCAGGGGATTCTTTTCACCTCCTCCCGCGTGTAATTTCTATGTGGCACAAGGGCGGTTTTGAGGCAAATGCTTTCTACCTTTCAATCGGAGTTTTAATAACTTCCATTACAATGACTATTTTTTATCTTATGTTCTACCATTATTATAAGGTAAAAACAAATACAAGCAGCAAGTCAAAAGATATTCTTATATACGGTTTAGCACTGATAAGATTGCTGCTTACCCTTATGCCTCAAAACGAGTGGGGTATGGCTGATGCAAGCTATACTTGGAGCATTATCCGAAACATTCCCTTTGCAGCCCTTGGAGCAGTTTTGATTTACTTCTTTTACAAGGCTAGAAAAACCCCGGGTTTGGAGCACATGGCTTTATTAACAGCCTTAAGCTTTTTGTTCTATCTGCCTGTTGTCTTGTTTTCAAAAACCGTGCCTCTAGTAGGGGCTCTTATGATGCCCAAGACTGTGGCTTATGTGGGAATCGTATATGTAGGGTTTAAGCATTTTATACCTAAATTCAGCTTAAAAAGTATCTTGGAAAATTCTTTTGTGTACTTGGTTTTAGGCTTGGCTGCAGGCGTCTTTTTTAGGGAATTTACAAAATTCAATGCCTTTGACGGTACCTCATATCTAAGCCTGATGCATGCCCATGTTTTGATTTTGGGTACTGTGCTTTCCTTAGTTTCCTACCTTGCATTTAAGCAGGTCCCTGCCCTTAGCGAAAAAAGACTTGCCTGTGTCAGAAGGGCTAACCATTTTTGGAATACGGGAGTTCTTATTACTGTGGTTCTCATGCTTTTAAGAGGCATTATTACAATTTTAGGAAATAATTATACATCAAAGGCCCAAGATGCAGCCTTTTCAGGTATAGCCGGAATAGGACACATTCTTTTAGCCCTCGGCCTTATATATACATTTTTGATGATTCTTAAAACAAGAGAAGATTAA